A region of the Pseudarthrobacter sp. MM222 genome:
GTGTCAATCCGATGATGGATACGGTTCCGCCGAAGAAGGAACCGATGGCCGCTATCCCAAGGGCTGTTCCGGCCCGGCCTTGCCGGGCCAGGGCATAGCCGTCAAAGACGGTAACCACAGAGGACGCTTCGCCGGGCAGCCTAAGCAGGACGGAAGTGATGGTGCCGCCATACTGGGCGCCGTAGAAGATGCCGGAAAGCATGATGATGGCAGTCACCGGTTCCACGCCGTACGTCAACGGCAGGAGGATGGCGATGGTTGCCGCCGGGCCCAGGCCGGGGAGAACACCAATGAGCATCCCGATGACGACGCCGATGAGGCAATACAGCAGGTTCGTTGGTTCCAGCACGACGCCGAATCCGTTGAGAACTGGTCCGAAAATGTCCATGATTTTCCCTAGAAAAGGTGGGGGATAGGCACGCTGAGTGCCACGACGAAGATCAGGTAGAAGGCGCCGGTGACGATCACGCTGAGGAGCGTCGACATCCGCCAGGTTTCCTTCCCAAGGAACCTGAGCCAGAAGAACGTGAGGAGCAGCGTCGGGATCTCAAAGCCGGTCAGACCTATCACCAGAACGAATCCGATCAGGGTCCCCACACCGGCGGCGACCTGCCAGCTGGAGGACGAGAAGGCCTCTGCATCCAGGGTCTTGCGTCCGAACAGCAGCAGGGACACGGACAGAGCCGCCATCACCAGACTGATGATGAGTGGCCACATTCCGGCTTCCGGCCGTTCCGGGGTGCCGATGCCCATGGACAGCGACAGCGCAACCCCCGCAAAGCCGAGCGCGGCCGTGACGACGCCGGCCGCCACGTTGGCCAGGGGGCCGGCATGCGGGGGCCGTTCCTCGTCCCATTCGGCGGCCAGCTGCTCCGCCGTCAGCGGCTCGGCGGGATCGGCTTCAGGGAATTCGCTGACGGCAGCACCTGATGGAACCGCAGTGCCCGGGGGAGCGTCCTGCCGGGAGCTTGACGTCACTTGCCGCCGCCCAGGTCAACATCGTACTTCTGTGCGAGCTCCTTGAACTTGGCCGCATCCGCCGCCCAGTCCTGGGCAACCTTTGCCCCGTCGTGTTCGGCAGCCGTAAACAGGTTCTGCTTGTTGAACGCCTTGTACGCCTCGGACGCAAAGGCGGTCTTGAACGCTGCCCGCAGTTTCTCGAGGACAGGCTCGGGAGTCCCCTTCGGCGCCGCAACGGCCCTGAACTGCGAAACCGGAACGTCATAGCCCGCTTCGATGGCCGTCGGGGTGTCGGCCAGGTACTGGTTGCGTTCCTTGGAGAAGACAACCACCGGGTTGAGCTTGCCCGCCTTGATCTGCGGCATGGCTTCGGCCAGCTGGATGGTCGCCACGTCAACCTGGTTGCCCAGGAGGGCAGTCATGGCGGGAGCGCCGCCGTCGAACGGCACATCGGTGCCTTCGATTTCGGCCTGTTTGAACAGCAAGGCCTGGGCGAGCTGGCTGCCGGTGCCGACGCCGGTGGTGGCGAAGTTGAATTTCTTGCCCGCCTTGGTCAGGTCCTCCATGGTCTTCATCCCGGAGTTGGCATTCGTGACCAGCACGTAGTCGTCCTGCGAAATTCCGGTGATGACCTCGTAGTCCTCGATCTTGACTGCCTCGTTGGCGGACACAGCAAGCGGAGTGATGGCGAACAGCGAAGCGTTCAGGATGACGAGCGTCTGGCCATCCGCCTTGGCGCTGCCTACTTCCTTGGTGGCCAGCGCGCCGTTGGCGCCCGGCTTGTTGACGACCGGGATCGGTGCGCCCAGGCCAGCGCTGGCGTTTTCGGCCAATGCGCGCCCGATCAGGTCGGTGCTGCCGCCAGGCGCTGCCCCGATGGTGAGGGTGACGGGGCCAGCGGGGTACTTGCTGGCGTCGGTGGGCGCATTGGTGCTGGCAACGTTGCCGCCGCAGGCCGTCAAGGCCAGCGCGAGCGCGAAGCTGGTCGCGGTTCCCAAAGCGGCCCGGCGGCTGAAGGTGGTCTTGGTCATGAAGATTCTCCTTTGAATGTTCGCCATATCTGGCGGAACCTTGAAATCCGTGAGTTCCGTCACTAGGTCGGCCCTTCCTGAACACTAGAGCGCCCCCGCTATGCCTGTCCAAGACGATTACTGCATAGCGTGATACGGTTTGGGTATTATGTATTCCCTGGACCAACTGCGAGGCTTTGTCGCCGTCGCCGAAGAACTTCACTTCGGGCGGGCGGCAGCACGGTTGAATATGACCCAGCCGCCGCTCAGCCGTCAGATCCAGAAGCTTGAGAAGTCGATCGGTGTGCAGCTGTTTGAGCGGGACAACCGCGGCGTCGCTTTGACGGCCGCCGGATCAGTCTTTCTCGCCGACGCCGTCAAACTTCTCGAACTGGCCGAAGCCGCTCCCAGCCTGGCCCGCCGGGTGTCGTCGGGTTCTGCGGGCTCCGTGCGGATCGGGTTCACCGCCGCGTCGACGTTCGGCCTGCTGGGCGCGCTCCTGAACGAAATCTCCGGCGCGCTTCCTGACGTTGAGATCGACCTGCGCGAGATGGTCACCAAGGATCAGACGGCGTCGCTGATCACGGGCGAAATCGACCTCGGACTGGCTCGACCGCCATTTGACGAGGACCTGTTCGACTCACGCCTGCTGTACAGGGAACCGATCATGGTGGCGGTTCCCCTGGGCCACCGTCTGACGCTCCTGGACCGTCCGGTGACCGCCGAGGATCTGCAGGGCGAAGATCTGATCATGCACTCTCCCACCCAGGCCCGGTACTTCTACGATCTCGTGATCAGCCTGGTGTCGTCGCACCGCACCTTTGTCCATACGGTGAGCCAGATCCTCACGATGATCTTCCTCGTGGCCGCCGGCCGGGGGGTCGCCCTGGTTCCGCAGTCCGCAACGGTGCTGGGAATCGAAGGGGTGGAATACATCGAGCTGGGCGGTCTGGAGACGGACCCAGTGGAGTTGCATGCGATCTGGCGTCGAAACGCCCGCAACCCTGCCCTGCATCGCGTGCTTGATCTGATCACGGGGTCTGCCGAATAGACGGCTCCCGTCAGCAGTGGCCCGTCTGAGCTCGCCGGAAGCCTGCGAATTCGCCGCAACGTTACGGCGAACCCGCTCGTTTCCGGCGACCTGGCCCTCCTCGCGCCACAATGGAGTCGTGACTTCCGCCCCCGTCCCAGTGGACCCTCTCCTTGCCAGCGGACCGTTCGATCTGCGTGCCATCGGAACCGGTCTGACTTTTGCTGCCTCCCTGGGCGAGCTGGCGGCCGCGCTGCGGTTGGCAGGCATGGGCGGCTCGGCCGTGGTGCAGGCACCTCCGGGTACGGGCAAGACGACGCTGGTCCCGCCGCTGCTGGCCAATATTGCCGCCGCTCCGCAGGGGACGCGGCTGCCGGACGCTGGTTCCCGGCCGCGGGTGGTGGTCACGCAGCCCCGGCGGGTCGCGGTCCGCTCGGCCGCCCGACGCCTGGCCGGCCTCGACGGCAGCCGGCTCGGGGACCGCGTCGGCTACACGGTCCGGGGGGAGCGCCAGACGGGCCCGGGAACCCTGATCGAGTTCGTTACCCCCGGCATCCTGCTGAACAGGCTCCTCACGGATCCGGGACTGGAGTCCACCGGTGTTGTCATCCTTGACGAAGTCCACGAGCGGGGGCTGGAAACGGACCTGCTCGTCGGAATGCTCGGCGAAGTCCGGCAGTTGCGCGGCGACCTCACCCTTATCGCAATGTCCGCCACCCTGGACGCCGTGCGCTTCGCCCGCCTCATCGGAGAGTACGACGGCGGCCCGGCACCGGTCGTCGACTGTCCGTCCGCGCTCCACCCGCTGGAGGTCGAATGGGCTCCCGCGGCTGCGCCCAGGCTGGACGAACGCGGGGTGACACGGGCCTTCCTCGACCACGTGGCGGACACGGCCGCGGCCTCGCACGCCGCCGCCCGGGCATCCGGACAGGACCTCGACGCCCTGGTCTTCGTTCCGGGGGCCCGGGAAGTTTCCTACGTGGCCGCACGCCTTCGCGGAGGGACGGCTCCGGAGGTCCTGGAACTGCACGGTCAGTCCGGACCGGCCGAGCAGGACCGCGCCGTTTCGGGGCGCGCGCCGGGCGCGCCGGCGCGGATCATCGTCTCCACGGGCCTCGCCGAATCCTCGCTCACGGTGCCCGGAGTCCGGCTGGTCATCGACGCCGGGCTCTCCCGGGAGCCTCGCCGCGACGCCGGCCGCGGCATGTCCGGACTGGTGACCGTGTCCTGCTCCCGGGCCTCGGCAGACCAGCGGGCCGGGCGCGCCGCCCGCCAAGGGCCCGGCAAAGTCGTGCGCTGCTACGACCAGCGGACGTTTGGCGCCGCGCCCGCGCACCAGACCCCGGAGATCGCCGTCGCGGACCTGACGGCCGCCGCGCTGACGCTCGCCTGCTGGGGATCGCCGGGTGGCCGGGGACTGGCCCTACCGGACGCGCCGCCTCCGGCGGCGATGGCGGATGCCGTGGACGTGCTGCG
Encoded here:
- a CDS encoding tripartite tricarboxylate transporter substrate binding protein, with product MTKTTFSRRAALGTATSFALALALTACGGNVASTNAPTDASKYPAGPVTLTIGAAPGGSTDLIGRALAENASAGLGAPIPVVNKPGANGALATKEVGSAKADGQTLVILNASLFAITPLAVSANEAVKIEDYEVITGISQDDYVLVTNANSGMKTMEDLTKAGKKFNFATTGVGTGSQLAQALLFKQAEIEGTDVPFDGGAPAMTALLGNQVDVATIQLAEAMPQIKAGKLNPVVVFSKERNQYLADTPTAIEAGYDVPVSQFRAVAAPKGTPEPVLEKLRAAFKTAFASEAYKAFNKQNLFTAAEHDGAKVAQDWAADAAKFKELAQKYDVDLGGGK
- a CDS encoding tripartite tricarboxylate transporter TctB family protein, with translation MTSSSRQDAPPGTAVPSGAAVSEFPEADPAEPLTAEQLAAEWDEERPPHAGPLANVAAGVVTAALGFAGVALSLSMGIGTPERPEAGMWPLIISLVMAALSVSLLLFGRKTLDAEAFSSSSWQVAAGVGTLIGFVLVIGLTGFEIPTLLLTFFWLRFLGKETWRMSTLLSVIVTGAFYLIFVVALSVPIPHLF
- the hrpB gene encoding ATP-dependent helicase HrpB, whose translation is MTSAPVPVDPLLASGPFDLRAIGTGLTFAASLGELAAALRLAGMGGSAVVQAPPGTGKTTLVPPLLANIAAAPQGTRLPDAGSRPRVVVTQPRRVAVRSAARRLAGLDGSRLGDRVGYTVRGERQTGPGTLIEFVTPGILLNRLLTDPGLESTGVVILDEVHERGLETDLLVGMLGEVRQLRGDLTLIAMSATLDAVRFARLIGEYDGGPAPVVDCPSALHPLEVEWAPAAAPRLDERGVTRAFLDHVADTAAASHAAARASGQDLDALVFVPGAREVSYVAARLRGGTAPEVLELHGQSGPAEQDRAVSGRAPGAPARIIVSTGLAESSLTVPGVRLVIDAGLSREPRRDAGRGMSGLVTVSCSRASADQRAGRAARQGPGKVVRCYDQRTFGAAPAHQTPEIAVADLTAAALTLACWGSPGGRGLALPDAPPPAAMADAVDVLRELGAVDQDGHATDLGRTLARIPADPRLARALLDGAAAVGPRAAAEAVALVAGDQRAPGADLPRLLAALRAGREPASRRWAEDVRRMKAIAREEKSGLVPSVLPSQLASAKAFGFVVALAFPDRVARRVPGEGPERYLLSSGTRAGLPAGSSLAGHEWLAVAEVSRAQGRDAAGTGAVIRSAAPLTADAAEAAAGQLLTDAVEARFSQGRVTARRERRLGAIVLSSTPVRPSVQEGRPAVAAALVRDGLGVIGWSTAAEALRRRLALLHRERGEPWPDVSEPALLARLQEWLAPELEALAGGAATGGIDLAEPLRRLLPWPEASRLDELAPERLEVPSGSRIRIDYPDVEDEAGRPVVAVKLQECFGWDRTPRLVGGAVPVLFHLLSPARRPLAVTDDLASFWSGPYAQVRAEMRGRYPRHPWPEDPWTAPATARTKNRM
- a CDS encoding LysR family transcriptional regulator; translated protein: MYSLDQLRGFVAVAEELHFGRAAARLNMTQPPLSRQIQKLEKSIGVQLFERDNRGVALTAAGSVFLADAVKLLELAEAAPSLARRVSSGSAGSVRIGFTAASTFGLLGALLNEISGALPDVEIDLREMVTKDQTASLITGEIDLGLARPPFDEDLFDSRLLYREPIMVAVPLGHRLTLLDRPVTAEDLQGEDLIMHSPTQARYFYDLVISLVSSHRTFVHTVSQILTMIFLVAAGRGVALVPQSATVLGIEGVEYIELGGLETDPVELHAIWRRNARNPALHRVLDLITGSAE